A region of the Mangifera indica cultivar Alphonso chromosome 10, CATAS_Mindica_2.1, whole genome shotgun sequence genome:
ACACGTAGTGATCGTGTTGCCTTGATTATGGGATATGTATCTACATACAAGTTAAAAGGTCTTTCTCTTAATCAATGTTTGTTAGTATTtgttaaatatgcatttaaagAAGGTCAAGAAAAACAATATCCCAACCTTATAGAGattggaaaagaaattgtaaaaaaatgtaGAGGTGTTCCATTGGCAGTAAGAGCCTTAGGAAGTCTTCTTTATTCCTCAACTTTTGAACAAGATTGGATAAATGTGAGGGATACTGAGATATGGAAGTTAGATCAAAAGGATAATAGCATTTTACATGCTCTAAGAATAAGTTATAATCATTTGTCGCCTCCTTTGAaacaatgttttgtcttttGCTCTATATTTCCAAAAGACTTCACATTTTATAACATTCACTTGATTGAGTTTTGGATGGCCAATGGGCTTCTCAAAGCCcacaatgaaaatgaagatttggAAACTATTGGCatgcaatatataaaagaattaacgTGGAGATCTTTCTTTCAAgatattcaagattttgaaaatgGTTTCTATTCATTTAAAATACATGATCTAATGCATGATGTTGCCACATTATTGTTCCAAAATGAGGGCTTAATAGTGAAAGGGAGTAACCTAATTACTACCAAAACTTCTTATCgacatttattatatcatttggATGCAAGTCAAGTACAGACTGGAAGCTTTTTACCTAACCTGGGTAATTTAAGAAGCATAATGTTTTTTACACGTGTTGGAGAAAATATTACTGTTAACCAatcatttttagaattaattgtCTTAAGATTTCAGTTTTTGCGGTTATTAGATTTACGTGGTTTAGATATTGAAGCAGTGCTTAAAAGAATTGGTAATCTGAAGCATTTGAGAATTTTGGTTCTATCATTTAActcgaaaataaaaaaactcccAAGATCTATTTACAAGTTACAAAGTTTGCAATGTTTATCACTATTTGATTGTGAGAAACTAGAAGAGTTAAGCGGAGATGTTAAATACTTAATTAGTCTCAGACTGTTATTCTTAACCACAATGCAAAAGCACCTACCAAATAATGGAATTGGCCGCTTGAATTCTCTTCGATTTTTAAACATTTGCAATTGCAGCAAATTAGAATATTTGTGTGAAGATATTGGTCGCTTGAGAGTCATTCGAAGACTATGGATTTCTGACTGTCCAAGTCTTATCTCATTACCACGTGGTGTAATAAGTCTAAGCTCATTAGAAGAACTTCGTTTGGCAAATTGTGAAAGGCTTAATCTTGATTTGAGCATAGGATCAGATGAAGAACTCAATAGCACAGGGCCTCCCCTTCGATTGCTTGAAATTGATAATTTACCACAATTGGTGAAATTGCCGCAATGGCTTCCTCGCTGTTCGACAAACACGCTGCAAACCTTGCGTATTGGTAATTGTTCCAACTTGAAGGCACTACCAGAGTCAATGCAAAAACTTCAAGCTCTTCGGGTTTGGAATTGTCctgaattgtcatctctacccAAAGATATCAATCATCTCATCGCTTTGAGAGATCTAATAATTAAAGACTGCACTAAACTGACGGAAAGATGCAAACCAGAAGGAGGTGACGATTGGCCCAAGATTGCTCATATCCCGAAGATTAAACTTGACGGAGAGATTATCAAGTCAACCGAAAATTAGGTACGACGAATCCATATCTCTTCTTCTTAATCAGTTAGTAGGCAAATATTCTTAATCAGATAACCAAGACACAGGACCTCCTCTTCGATTGGTTCAAATCCATGATTTACCAAAACTGGTGAAATTGCCGCAATGACTTTTTCAGTGTTCGACAAACACTTTGGGAGAATTATTCATTCATGACAGTCcagaattgtcatctctaccaGAGGATATGAATCGTCTCAACTCTTTGAGGGAATTGGTCCAAGATTGCTGATATCCCAAACATTCAAGTTGACGAAGAGATTATCAAGTCAACCGAAAATTAGTTATGACCGTATGACCAAAccatatctcttcttcttcatttggtttaaaatttgtaCTAATACAAAACTGATCCTATTCTTTGTTTTATCTGTATGCAGGGAAAACTTGAATCAGATGTGTGAGTTTTCAATCTCATAATTAAATTCTTCCATTTCCATTGAAATAGCCTAATTTGGAACACAAATTCCACTGAATGACAGAAGGGGttatttattttagttcttCAATGTCTTCAAGTTTTTCAGGTACAAATTATTTGTCTTTTAGATAGTACAAATTGTTGggtttcttaaatattttcttagttttctaCTCACCTTAAAATTAACctcatttgtaaatatatattgtagGACTCATGGAGATTCAGCAGAATGGGGCAGTTAGTAAAGCATATATTCCTCTATAGTGAACAATTATAGTTCAGCCTTTACCAGTGAATATAACTTCTCATGATgtgatttgtttaaataaatatttgtgaaTTTACAGAGTTTCatgtttatgttttaattgttttatggtAACACATATTTATTCCaataaagttttagattttatttctatttatgttTCGATTatcacagttttttttttttttctttttaattttctcttcctcCTTGATGTCATCATCTCAAGATTTGAAATATAGTTTTTGCATATTCATCTTTCTTAGTaagatatatgatatttaaaactCTTTGGTCAACTTTTAGAGCTTTGCAGACCCTTGAacatgaaattctaaaaaataacttGGAAGTCaaacattgtttttattgtgtgtgttgattaaagaaagaaaCCAGCTTAGGGATCCATAATATCTTAGTTTTAATATCTGGGAtcctaaattttcttattaaaagaagaaaagaaaaaatagttgttgAAATTCTGTTCTGCGAAGGATTAGATTACAGGGTGTTCATATTTGTGATGCAAAACAATGTCTTTATGATTGCCGGTAATGTCCTTGGATTGAGCTGTCTTCAGAGAAACTTGGCCTTTAATAAAAGTGCTCCACACTGTaagctgctttttttttttttccggtgtttgattttttttttttttccttagctGATTCATTCAATACTGATCAATCTTCCTTTCCTCCTGGCTATCTGACATCAAAGAATATAAAAGTTTACAGACAATGGAAGTTAATATTGTAATTCCATGAGTGTCTCTTTTTGTTTATGTGGATCTTCTTTAATAGTTTTTTCCCTTTCTGCAGGGATTTGGTTTTCAACAACTTAATTGTCAAATCCCAAGtgctttattttagttttttgtcTTATCCTTATTTTTCCGTTTAgcatacataattttgtttgttgtctCAATGGCCAGGCTTCTTGGAAACAAGGGCCTATCAGGAACCATTCCCAAGCAGAAGGCTGtatatcttaaaaaaatgtGAGCTTTAGCTTCAGTTTTCTTGagaattatgcatatatatcatgTCGAATTAGATGGATGTTATATGTCAATATTTGTTATATCTTCCTTGAAAGTTTTAGATGTTCAAATGTCGAAGAGGTATTGGTGCCGAACGCTTTGTGAAtagattaagaagaaaaagaaatggatCTTATCATACAAActgaagaagaatgaaaaatgcACTACTGCTACAAATATGTATTTTGGAATTAGGCCAtcccattaaattttaaaaatcttgaCTATAATTGTAAGCACTCTCTTGTTACGAGTAATTGATGAAAGTAATTGAAAGTCTTGATTGAATAGTTTCTTTCCAGATTTATATGCGTATGTTTCCAATTCATCTGGtgtttaaaattctattttgtGGAGACTTATCTTACAATTATTTCTCGAGTTTTGATTTGATGTACCACATCCCTAGCAAGTATACTTCATACTTCGAAGTATAACTGATCTTTGCATTGGACTGAACAGGAATCTAGTGGCCAGCAATTTCATGTTTGACAGCTCAAACATCTGGTTGGTTTTAGTtcctttttcaatatataagatgtcagattttttttcttttgaaaaaaatgcacttgctgaaagaaaaaaataactagAAATGTATAGGCTCAGCAATGGGATATGCTACGCTTGTTAATGTTCTCTGTGCTTGCCAGTATTCTCCCTGGATTGAATTGTCTGCAGATAAATTTCCCCTGCAATAAGAATGCTCTGCATTGTAAGCTTCTTTCTTTCAGTTGTataattgttttctaaaatttagtatattacCAATTTTGTAAAATGTGTGTTCATTGAGCTCTAGTTAGGTTAACAGGGCCGAACTGATAGCGTAGTGTACATTTGCAATATGCAGATTCAAGTTTCGCAATCTAGTGTGGTGGTGAAGAAATGAAAGTTGATAGCATAGTGTATAAGGCTGATAACAATGATATTGGTGGAGCTTCTTCTAATCTACTTGATGCAGAAAAAGGGGCAATTAGTGATGCTGATTTGTTTTCTGATCGACAATCAACAGATTCAACACACATGTTCAAAATACTAGCTCAAAAGTGACTAGCACTGCAGCCCCGAAGCTTTATCAGTCTTCAAAGCAATCCCCTGCATCACTTTGATATTATGAACTTAGTCTGGAGAATAGACCTTACAATGTGAGCTTGTCCTTTGTTGAGGCAACCCTTTTGGTAATCAAGGCTCACAAACATGGATGAGTCTTGGAAGGcatttttatatctatgttcAGGTAAACTTGCTGGAGAATTTTGGTTTGTTGTCCTTAATTACACAGGTTCTACTATTgcaatttcatctatttattcttGTGATTGATCCTGTAGGGAACTctatagtaaataaaaatttggcaTATCAAAAGAAGCAGGTGGAAATAAGAAAGCAGTGACAAAGAAATGTAAGGTTAGTGTATTTTAGAATTAACTTGAAATCCACCTTTTGGGTTGGTAAAGCGACTTGTTGCATCTTAGGGTCATTCTAGGTACAGTATGTGATTCCTTTGGACattatatggtttaaaataaTGGCAAATTTGCATTATatgttttttgatatatatataactgaATTTTCCTACTTGAATCACCAACTTATGGTATTTCACGTTAGAAGAACCAAACTACACTGATTGTTGGTATTGTCGTAGCTTTTGGAATTTTAGGcttgatattgatatttttaactttttacatGTAGATAAGAAGAAATAATGATGTTGCAAAAGGCAAGTGTCCAAGggatttttgaaataataacaGTCGAAGTCTTATAAGTCAAGTTTGTTCAAGAGATATGATTTATGGTAATAGATCTACAACTGAAGGATACGCATCTGTTGGATGGACGATATCTATGAAGCAACTTTCACTAGGATCCTACCAAAGGAAAAGTCAGCTTGTTAATGAAATAGCTACCATATCTGCAGAGCAACATCACAATCTTCTTATTATCCGGTTGCTACATTCAGGGAACTTGACACCTCCGTGTAAATTAGTATCTTGAAAAACAAAGGCCTTGATCAAGTATCCTTTTGTATGAAGATGCTAATTGATGATCaatcttagtttaaaatttctatTGTGCTTTTTTTTCTGCAAGCAACTGTAACATTAATGTTTGTGATTTTTCTCCTATGATTGACAATATAAAAAGTTTcagaacaaaataataattctaaaactTTAGGTTCAGGAAATTATCATGCAAAATGCTTTTCAAGTTTTGCCTTTCTTCACATAATGCTCATCACAAACCTATATGCAAAGTCCCTCCACCTAACATTCTATTGGTGGATTGGACGGAATTGTTTAAACTTTGGACTCAGATACCATTTTTTGGACActtaaactttaataaatgCTAATTGGGTCTCTTCCACTTGAAAAGCATAGACGTAATAACATTTATGGAGTTCCCATAGCATTTGGGTGAAGTTGGACCTTGTGGGTAAAGCATGTCCTATTGAATCAAACCCACCAACATGTTCCTCCAACTGCTCATCAAATAAAAGAACCCTTAAAAATCTCTAAAagctagggttagattcaaattaagttgAATCTGAGTTCAGATATGTTCAAATTGATTAGAGATATAGTCAgtgaaataaatagtatcactAACGGGATAAATAATGTTACGATTGGGATAAATAGTGTTTGTAGAGGGTGATTTAAACTAAACTGTCGTGTGATTGCCCAATTGAAACTCTagttcaaatcaagtcaaatgcCAATTTAAGCCAAACCAGCTCAACTTGAATCCACCCTCACTAGAAGCCAACTCCATAGCTGATAATTACAATTGTGTACAACAACTTTTCCCACCAGTAGGCATCTTCAAGTTCAACACTTACTGAAATTGAGGGATTGTTGTTACCAGTACTCCACATAACAATTCATTGTGGATATATGTTGATCCATCTATGTTCAAAGCATGCTTTTAAAAACCAGTGATCAAATCAGTTGAATCACACTTGCTAACAAGAACGGTTACGATTCGCTTGAAAGGAATTTTTGAAGTTATACTAGTTTGGAACGGACGATTTGAACTaggttacataaaaaatttattattttaattcattataacCAAAGTTctcatctatcaattttaaGCTTGTATaccatcaaattaagtttattttaaaattaaatatttaataataaattacacaaaattattttaatagtgTCCTATTTGATTCCAAAAATATTGGTAGTGTCCAAATGGTCAAATTATCTCGTCCACGAAGTTGATATCCTATCTGattctaaaaatattagtaGTGTCAAAATGCTACCCTGTTGGAATTTTCCTATTCAAATTGTTGTAGGACAAGTTGAACTTTGAGAGATAATATGACAAAGTGATTTCTGCAAGAATCTCTCCACTCAAATGGTTGAAACTAAGGTCCAATGActacaaaacaaataatcatcTATCACTCTTCGGAATCTCACTATTGAGATTCTTATGTGAGAGATTGAGCATATAAAGTTCTAGTAAAATTCTTATTTCAACTAGAAATAGATTCACAAATAaccaattataaatttaaaataacacttaatcacataataacacatcattattgataaataCTAATTATAAGGTCATGCAGTATTACTCATgtttaaaacaacataaaagtTAGAGTGAGATTATGTGTATTGAGTTCTATTTCAAagtacatgataaaaaaataagtcaTAAGAATTACATTCAAAAAGAAATAGTTAAACATCAAACTATCATgctcatatttattataataattcaaagtaCATGATAAAAATGTAAGTCATAATAATTACTTTcatgtgaatttttttatactctaactagaaatttatatttctaatatttattgacattcatatagaaactcaaaatcaaattattttgagcCAACGGATTCCTTCTTAACTATTACTTGTTTCTGCATACAAACAACATATAACCAATCTAGCTTATTATACAAGACATGAATAGTCTCGTATTTATACACCTTATGAaacatatatatccatattagaTCTAATCGTGACATCTCAAGTCAAATGATTAATGGTGCACCAGTGCAATCTTATGATTAATCATTGACTATATTTTACATGTCCATGTGATTTATTGTTACTggtcatatttaaaaaatagttcacTAACTGTTAATCTATACAAATACCTTAATAATATAACTTTCACAGTTACCCACACTAACATCATCTCATGATAGTTAACATAGACATTCAGACTGTCTATTGTGTGATGTCATTGCCCAATTGGCATCACCTATGTAGAGTAAGGAATGCTTTAATAATTTGATCTTGCAAATATTCATATTATCCAAACAATTCACATGtatacaatatatttaatgaataagtAAATAAAGTTAAGATAATATACATGTGAAATACAAAACACTTTATTAACACAAGATGAAACGTCTTGAAAATGATAATGTGATTGGTTCTTAAGGCATACATTAACAAATCCTATATAAGGAAACATAAATCAACATAAGAATATATGCTAAACTAGGAAACCAGATATTTAGGATATACTCGAATATAGGAAACTATATATTTGGaatatattctaacattttCTAACATCCCCTTGAACTTAAGTTAGTAAAGGATCtattaaattgagtttgtaaAGCAAGTCAAGAGGTGAAGACTTCTGCTATCTACTAAATAAAATGTATGGAAGTGAGTTAAAGGGTAACATTGACAAGATGACAACATGAGTGTATCAAACTAATAAACACATCTTTCCACGTAGATGAGGGTGTGAGGGTACTAAACTAATGAACTAATCTTTCCACGTTGTTAACGGTGTGTGTGTATCAAACTAATGAACTTATCTTTTTACGTAGGCGACTATATGAGTGTgtcaaattaatgaaatcattttttcatgTAAGTGACCGTGTGGGTATATCAAACTAATAAACTCAACTTTTCACGTAGGTGATGATGTGAGTGTGCGGTCAAACTACTAAACTTGTCTTTCTACATAGATGACGATGTAAGTGTGCCAAAAGAAAATATCGATATAAACGTTTAACTCTAATACCATGATGAAAATTGAATACATTGTATCTTTTGTCTATTTAATTAtctgaataatacataaatttatacaactCCTAAAtcctatataaaataaataaatcaacataataaatatacactAAGGCAAAACAAGATTATGCAttattatacacaaataatgccCATAAGGAGACATTTACTCTACTCTTGGTTTGTGTGTTGGCAAATTCATTCCCCCTGGATATTTCCTTTCCCCCTGATCAATCTGACATCAAAGAATATAAAAGTTTACAGACAATGTAAGTTAATAATGTAATTCCATGAGTGTCTCTTTTTGTTTATGTGGGTCTTCTTTAATAGTTTTTTCCCTTTCTGCAAGGATTTGGTTTTCAACAACTTAATTGTCAAATCCCAAGtgctttattttagttttttgtcTTATCCTTATTTTTCCGTTTAgcatacataattttgtttgttgtctCAATGGCCAGGCTTCTCGGAAACAAGGGCCTATCAGGAACCATTCCTCAGCAGAAGGCtgtttatcttaaaaaaatgtaaGCTTTTGCTTCAGTTTTCTTGagaattatgcatatatatcatgTCGAATTAGATGGATGTTATATGTCAATATTTGTTATATCTTCCTTGAAAGTTTTAGATGTTCAAATGTCGAAGAGGTATTGGTGCCCAACGCTTCGTGAAtagattaagaagaaaaagaaatgaatctTATCATACAAACTGTAGAAGAATGAAAAATGCACTACTGCTACAAATATGTATCTTGGAATTAGGCCAtcccattaaattttaaaaatcttgaCTATAATTGTAAGCACTCTGTTGTTACAAGTAATTGATGAAAGCAATTGAAAGTCTTGATTGAATAGTTTCTTTCCAGATTTATATGCGTATGTTTCCTATTCATCTGGtgtttaaaattctattttgtGGAGACTTATCTTACAATTATTTCTCGAGTTATGATTTGATGTACTACATCCCTAGGAAGTATACTTCATACTTTGAAGTATAACTGATCTTTGCATTGGACTGAACAGGAATCTAGTTGCCAGCAATTTCATGTTTGACAGCTCAAACATCTGGTTGGTTATAGTtcctttttcaatatataagatgtcagattttttttcttttaaaaaaaatgcacttgctgaaagaaaaaaataactggAAATATATAGGCTCAGCAATGGGATATGCTACGCTTGTTAATGTTCTCTGTGCTTGCCAGTATTCTCCCCGGATTGAATTGTTTGCAGAGAAATTTCCCCTGCAATAAGAATGCTCCGTGTTGTAAGCTTCTTTCTTTCAGCTGTataattgttttctaaaatttagttATTACCAATTTACCTTTCTCCTATATTGCTGTTGTTGCTTTGTAAAATATTTGTTCATTGAGCTCTAGTTAGGATAACAAGACCGAACTGATAGCGTAGTGTACATTTTGCAATATGCAGATTCAAGTTTGGCAATCAAGTGTGGTGGCGAAGAAATGAAAGTTGATAGCATGGTGTATAAGGCTGATAACAATGATATTGTTGGAGCTTCTTCTAATCTACTTGATGCAGAAAAACTGGCAATTAGTGATGCCGATTTGTTTTCTGATAGGCAATAAACAGATTCAACACACATGTTCAAAATACTAGCTCACCAATGACTGGCATTGCAGCCCCAAAGCCTTAACAGTCTTCAAGGCAATCCCCTGAATCACTTGGATATTATGGGCTTTGTCTGGGAAATGGAGCTTACAATGTAAGCTTGTCCTTTGTTGAGGCAACCTTCTTGGTAATCAAGGCTCACAAACATGGAAGAGTCTTAGAAGGCTTGTTTTTACCATCTATGTTCAGGGAAACTTACTGGAGAATTTTGGTTCTTGTCCTTGAATACACAGCTTCTACCATTGCAACTTCATCTATTTACTCTCGTAATTGATCCTGTAGGAACTCTccagttaataaaaatttggcaTATCAAAAGGAGCAGGCGGAAATAGGAAAGCACTTGACAAAGAAATGTAATGTCAATGTATCTGAGAACTATGTTGAAATCCATCTTTCTGGTTGGTAAAGGGGCTTGTTGCTTCTTAGCGTCATTCCAAGTACGTTATGTGATTTATTTGGACATTATATGCCTTAAGATGAGTTAATGACAAATGTACATTATATGCTTTATGATATACATATAACTGAATTTTCCTACTTGAATTTGACACCAATTGTTGGTATTTTATGTTAGAAGAACCAAACTATATTGATTGTTGGTATTACAGTAGCTCTCAATCCTGTTATCCTAACTAGAGCTTAATGAACAAACAATTTAcaaagcaacaacaacaacaatttaCAAAGCATGCTTTGATCACCTATGTTCAAAGCATGCTTTTAAAAATCAGTGGTCCGATCAGTTGAATCGTCACCTACAAACTAAAACGATTATGGTTTGTTTGAAAACCATTTTTGAAGTTAAACTGGATTGGATCAGACGATTTGAACTgggttatataaaaaattaatttttttaattcattattggGACTTAAAGCAAAGTTctcatctatcaattttaaGCATGTATGCcatcaaactaagtttattttaatgataaaataattcaaat
Encoded here:
- the LOC123226794 gene encoding putative disease resistance protein RGA4, whose protein sequence is MAETIVSVIAGELLSKVMSLTSKEVSLGWGVKNDVQELGGTLTTIKTVLLDAEEKQTQNEKLRVWLEKLKEVCYDVEDVLDEIEVKDLCKQVMNGQSISRKVRHFFSSSNPIVFRFRLACKIKEINKRLTKIAAKKDDFNLTEKIYSNNILGWERETHSFVHASDVIGRDKDKEEVMKILLCPSDGHENVSVISIVGIGGLGKTTLAKLVYNDEKVSDYFKLKMWICVSDEFSLKRLLIEIINSAIGQKYNHMSMDQLQTILRDIIRDKKYLLVLDDVWNENYELWCDLRNLLIECVSGSKIIVTTRSDRVALIMGYVSTYKLKGLSLNQCLLVFVKYAFKEGQEKQYPNLIEIGKEIVKKCRGVPLAVRALGSLLYSSTFEQDWINVRDTEIWKLDQKDNSILHALRISYNHLSPPLKQCFVFCSIFPKDFTFYNIHLIEFWMANGLLKAHNENEDLETIGMQYIKELTWRSFFQDIQDFENGFYSFKIHDLMHDVATLLFQNEGLIVKGSNLITTKTSYRHLLYHLDASQVQTGSFLPNLGNLRSIMFFTRVGENITVNQSFLELIVLRFQFLRLLDLRGLDIEAVLKRIGNLKHLRILVLSFNSKIKKLPRSIYKLQSLQCLSLFDCEKLEELSGDVKYLISLRLLFLTTMQKHLPNNGIGRLNSLRFLNICNCSKLEYLCEDIGRLRVIRRLWISDCPSLISLPRGVISLSSLEELRLANCERLNLDLSIGSDEELNSTGPPLRLLEIDNLPQLVKLPQWLPRCSTNTLQTLRIGNCSNLKALPESMQKLQALRVWNCPELSSLPKDINHLIALRDLIIKDCTKLTERCKPEGGDDWPKIAHIPKIKLDGEIIKSTEN
- the LOC123227531 gene encoding probable LRR receptor-like serine/threonine-protein kinase At1g56130 isoform X2; the encoded protein is MLLGNKGLSGTIPQQKAVYLKKMNLVASNFMFDSSNICILPGLNCLQRNFPCNKNAPCYSSLAIKCGGEEMKVDSMVYKADNNDIVGASSNLLDAEKLAISDADLFSDRQ
- the LOC123227531 gene encoding probable LRR receptor-like serine/threonine-protein kinase At1g56130 isoform X1; its protein translation is MARLLGNKGLSGTIPQQKAVYLKKMNLVASNFMFDSSNICILPGLNCLQRNFPCNKNAPCYSSLAIKCGGEEMKVDSMVYKADNNDIVGASSNLLDAEKLAISDADLFSDRQ